A region of Neovison vison isolate M4711 chromosome 7, ASM_NN_V1, whole genome shotgun sequence DNA encodes the following proteins:
- the LOC122914454 gene encoding olfactory receptor 5M3-like: MLNFTDVTEFILLGLTSRQEWQVLFFIIFLMVYVVTVVGNIGMIMLIKVSPQLNSPMYFFLSHLSFVDVWFSSNVTPKMLENLLSETKTISYAGCLVQCFFFIALVHVEIFILAVMAFDRYMAIGKPLLYGSKMSRAVCMRLISFPYVYGFLTSLAATLWTYGMSFCGNIEINHFYCADPPLIKMACAGTLVKEYTMTILGGINVTYSLAVVIISYLFILIAILRMHSAEGRRKAFSTCGSHLTAVIIFYGTLIFMYLRSPTEESVEQGKMVAVFYTTVIPMLNPMIYSLRNKGVKEAMNKVIRRTCLTK, from the coding sequence ATGCTCAATTTCACCGATGTGACAGAGTTTATTCTTTTGGGACTAACCAGTCGTCAGGAATGGCAAGTCCTCTTCTTCATCATTTTTCTTATGGTCTATGTGGTCACCGTGGTAGGCAATATTGGCATGATCATGTTAATTAAGGTCAGTCCACAGCTTAATAGccccatgtactttttcctcagTCATTTGTCATTTGTGGATGTCTGGTTTTCTTCCAATGTGACCCCCAAAATGTTGGAAAATCTGTTATCAGAAACAAAAACTATTTCTTATGCTGGTTGTTTGGTACAGTGTTTCTTCTTCATTGCCCTCGTCCATGTAGAAATTTTTATTCTTGCTGTGATGGCCTTCGATAGGTACATGGCAATTGGGAAACCTCTGCTGTATGGCAGCAAAATGTCTAGAGCTGTCTGTATGCGACTGATTTCTTTCCCTTATGTATATGGTTTTCTGACTAGTCTGGCTGCAACCCTGTGGACATATGGCATGTCCTTTTGTGGGAATATTGAGATCAACCACTTCTACTGTGCAGACCCACCTCTCATCAAAATGGCATGTGCTGGGACTCTAGTAAAAGAATATACGATGACCATTCTTGGAGGCATCAATGTGACATATTCTCTGGCTGTGGTGATCATTTCGTATCTGTTCATTCTCATTGCCATTCTACGGATGCACTCAGCGGAAGGGAGGCGGAAGGCCTTTTCCACCTGTGGCTCCCACTTGACAGCAGTCATCATATTTTATGGGACTCTCATATTCATGTATCTCAGGAGCCCCACAGAGGAGTCTGTGGAGCAGGGAAAAATGGTGGCTGTGTTTTACACCACAGTGATCCCCATGCTGAATCCCATGATCTACAGTCTGAGGAACAAGGGTGTGAAAGAAGCCATGAACAAAGTGATCAGGAGAACatgtttaacaaaataa
- the LOC122914451 gene encoding olfactory receptor 5M3, which produces MLNFTDVTEFILLGLTSRQEWQVLFFIIFLMVYVVTIVGNIGMIMLIKVSPQLSSPMYFFLSHLSFVDVWFSSNVTPKMLENLLSETKTISYAGCLVQCFFFIALVHVEVFILAVMAFDRYMAIGKPLLYGSKMSRVVCMRLISFPYIYGFLTSLAATLWTYGLSFCGNIEINHFYCADPPLIKMACAGTFVKEYTMIILAGINFTYSLTVVTISYLFILIAILRMHSAEGRRKAFSTCGSHLTAVIIFYGTLIFMYLRRPTEESVEQGKMVAVFYTTVIPMLNPMIYSLRNKDVKESMKKVISRTCLTK; this is translated from the coding sequence ATGCTCAATTTCACCGATGTGACAGAGTTTATTCTTTTGGGACTAACCAGTCGTCAGGAATGGCAAGTCCTCTTCTTCATCATTTTTCTTATGGTCTATGTTGTCACCATAGTGGGCAATATTGGCATGATCATGTTAATTAAGGTCAGTCCACAGCTTAGCAGccccatgtactttttcctcagTCATTTGTCATTTGTAGATGTCTGGTTTTCTTCCAATGTGACCCCCAAAATGTTGGAAAATCTGTTATCAGAAACAAAAACTATTTCTTATGCTGGTTGTTTGGTACAGTGTTTCTTCTTCATTGCCCTCGTCCATGTAGAAGTTTTCATTCTTGCTGTGATGGCCTTTGATAGGTACATGGCAATTGGGAAACCTCTGCTTTATGGCAGCAAAATGTCTAGGGTGGTCTGTATGCGACTGATTTCTTTCCCTTACATATATGGCTTTCTGACTAGTCTGGCCGCAACCCTGTGGACATATGGCTTGTCCTTTTGTGGGAATATTGAGATCAACCACTTCTACTGTGCGGACCCACCTCTCATCAAAATGGCGTGCGCAGGGACTTTTGTAAAAGAATACACGATGATCATACTTGCAGGCATTAATTTCACATATTCTCTGACTGTGGTGACCATTTCGTATCTGTTCATTCTCATTGCCATTCTACGGATGCACTCAGCGGAAGGGAGGCGGAAGGCCTTTTCCACCTGTGGCTCCCACTTGACAGCGGTCATCATATTTTATGGGACTCTCATATTCATGTATCTCAGACGTCCTACAGAGGAATCTGTGGAGCAGGGGAAAATGGTGGCTGTGTTTTACACCACAGTGATCCCCATGCTGAATCCCATGATCTACAGTCTGAGGAACAAAGATGTGAAAGAATCCATGAAAAAAGTTATCAGCAGAACatgtttaacaaaataa
- the LOC122914453 gene encoding olfactory receptor 5M8: protein MRRNFTSVTEFILLGLTSRLELQIVLFLLFLAIYMVTVAGNVGMIVLIQVNARLHKPMYFFLSHLSFVDLCFSSNVTPKMLAIFLSEKETISYPACLVQCYFFIALVHVEMYILAVMAFDRYMAICNPLLYGSKMSKSVCTTLIMGPYVYGALTGLMETMWTYNLAFCGPSEINHFYCADPPLIKLACSDTSNKELSMFVVAGCNLSFSLLIILISYLYIFPTILRIRSTEGRHKAFSTCGSHLTAVTIFYVTLFVMYLRRPSKESVEQGKMVAVFYTTVIPMLNPMIYSLRNKDVKEALTKELLTKQRFS from the coding sequence ATGAGGAGAAACTTCACCTCAGTGACTGAGTTCATTCTCCTTGGACTGACCAGTCGCTTGGAACTGCAGATTGTCCTCTTCCTGCTGTTTCTGGCCATTTACATGGTCACAGTCGCAGGGAATGTTGGCATGATTGTCCTCATCCAGGTCAATGCCCGGCTCCACAAACCCATGTACTTTTTCCTGAGCCACTTGTCCTTTGTGGATCTATGTTTCTCTTCCAACGTGACTCCCAAGATGCTGGCGATCTTCTTGTCGGAGAAGGAAACCATTTCCTATCCTGCTTGTCTGGTGCAGTGTTACTTCTTTATCGCCTTGGTCCACGTGGAGATGTACATCCTGGCTGTGATGGCCTTTGATCGGTACATGGCCATCTGCAACCCTCTGCTGTATGGCAGCAAGATGTCCAAGAGTGTGTGCACCACCCTCATCATGGGGCCTTATGTGTATGGAGCACTCACGGGCCTCATGGAGACCATGTGGACCTACAACCTTGCCTTCTGCGGCCCCAGTGAAATTAACCACTTCTACTGTGCTGACCCACCACTAATTAAGCTGGCCTGTTCTGACACTTCCAACAAGGAGCTGTCGATGTTTGTTGTGGCTGGATGtaacctttctttttctctgctcatCATCCTGATTTCctatctttatatttttcctaCTATCCTAAGAATTCGTTCCACAGAAGGCAGGCACAAAGCTTTCTCTACCTGTGGCTCCCATCTCACAGCTGTCACCATATTCTATGTGACCCTGTTCGTCATGTATCTCAGACGTCCCTCAAAGGAATCTGTGGAACAAGGTAAAATGGTAGCTGTGTTTTATACAACAGTCATCCCCATGTTGAACCCTATGATTTATAGCCTTAGGAATAAGGATGTGAAAGAAGCATTGACCAAAGAgttgttaacaaaacaaagattttctTAG